The sequence below is a genomic window from Aureispira sp. CCB-E.
CATGTAGTCCAAGGAGCCGATCGTTTGCTACCTGGTATGAGCGAAAAAGCATCGGCAGATTCAGAACGTTTCCTTAGAAAAATGGGGGTCAATGTTTGGTTGGACATACGAGCCCAAGATTATGATGGAACAACGGTATATACCAACAAAGAGACGTTTAAAGCGAAGACATTGATTTGGACAGCGGGAGTTAAAGGGGCACCAACAGCTGGGTTAGATGCTAGTCAAACTACAAACATGGGGCGCGTTTTGGTCAATGAATGGAATCAAATAAATGGTTATAAAGATGTTTTTGCGATAGGAGATGTGGCTGCGATGACTTCAGAAGAGTTGCCTTATGGGCATCCAATGTTGGCGTCTGTTGCTGTACAACAAGGAGTACACCTTGGCAAAAACTTCAACCGCTTAGCCAAAGAAAAGGAGATGTTACCCTTTGTTTATAAAGATAAAGGAACAATGGCAACGATTGGGCGAAACTTAGCCGTTGTCGATATGAAGCGGCTTAAATTTGGAGGTTGGTTTGCTTGGCTAATGTGGATGTTTGTTCACTTGATGTTATTGGTTGATTTTCGTTCTAGATTAGTTGTTTTTGTGAATTGGGCATGGTCTTATTTCTTTTATGATAAAGGAACCCGCCTTATCGTTAGAAAAGTTAAAAATAAGGCGGTAGTAGATTGTTTGGAAGATGAGGTTCCTGCTTAAAAACTAAAAGGCTGTTAATGAGCTTCTTCGCCAACCTAAATTTGTTTTAATGTAGATATAATTGTTGTCCCAACTAATATCCCCTGTATTGCCATTGGGATCAGAGGAATTAGTAGGGGTGTACGATTGTCGTAATCTGAATTGGTTATAACCATTATTACCATTAATATCGAATAAGGAAGTTGGAGTTAGCGTATTAACACCAATAGAAGAACGACCACCCAAGCCGCCTGATAGATAAATACTTTCAGTACCTGTCGAAATTCTCGCAACATCTCCTGTTACATGAACCGTTTCGGAAGGAGATTCTAGGCGAAGTTCATTCAAACCGCTATCGTGGTATAACCAATTATCAAAATTGCTACCATCGACAATCAAGCGTTGGTCGCTGTTAATCATGATATTGCCATTTACATGTAATTGAGCAGAAAAATTAGGTGTAGTATTGATACCGACCCTTCCTGTTGCGAGGATACGTACTCGTTCTGTATTGTTGGTTCGAAACACCAAGTCATTGGCATCTGTAGTCCCCAAGAAATGGAGGCTTGGATTGGTGGCTGTATTTCCAGTTAATTGCCACCCTGTAGTGCTGCTTATATGCTGCCATGTAAGATTGCCCAAACCGTCAGTTGTCAAAACTTGTCCATTACTACCATTCCCAATAGGGAACTGATAAGAGGTATAACGAACTTCTCCTGTTGTTGCATTCCGAAGTTGTAAAACTTGACCTACCATTGCACTGGCACCAATGTCAGGAGTGGCAATTCTCAATTCATTTAAGCCACACCAAATACTAGCGTTATCTCCATACATCAAAGCAAAAATAGTAGCACCATTGGTAATGTTAAATCCATAGTCTCCAGAGGCATCTTCAAAGGTAAGTGCTTCTCCATTGCAATTGACAGTGGTTCCATGCGTCAAGTTTCCTCCTAATTCAATATTACTGCCAACTAAACTAAGCCCATTGTTACCTCCTGCATTAGATTTCAAAGGTGTCCATAAGCTGCCGTTCCAGTAATAAAAACCAGTGCCATTACCACCCGTTACCGTTGGATTTGTATTCCAAACCAAGAGCCCCGTAGCAGGCATATTAATAGGTGTGGTCGTATTCGTAACAGCAACCAGAGAAACGTGAGGTAATAAGAGACCTCTATTGGGATCTGAGATATGTACTTTTGCGCTAGGGGCAGGTGTATGGGTGCCAATTCCAACATTTTGTGCATTAGAGAAGGTAGCGAGGGAAATTCCTACAATAAGGGAAATTAATAGCGTTTTCATAGCTGTATGGTTTGATGATTTGTAATAATGGTTGATTCTTTTCTTGAAAGAAATTTGCATTAGATAAAATATGAGGGAATATAAGACCAGACCTAAAAACAGTCGTATATTAGTTTAGTTTTAGTCTTATATTTTCTTTTGTTCTATAGAAAGGGGCTAGCAGAGTTAAGTCATGAGGTGCAAGAGGGCATTTTTCAAATTCTAAATGAGTATTGATTTAGAGATTTTTGAGTGCTTTGGAATTAATAACTTAAAAAAGAAGTCATTTTTGTATAATGTTGATAATTAGGTTGATATGTTTTGTGAAAATGATCTTGTAGAGGTGCTAGAAAGAAGAAAAGGGAAAACGCAAAATACTAAAACCCCAATATCTAATGCGACTTCACGTATTAATTTAATATTAAATAGAATATGAAATCTAAAGGAGTATTTTTCAACATCCCAGGACATGGTCATGTCAATCCAACGTTGGCTGTTGTTAAGGAGTTGATAGAAAAGGGAGCTGTAATTGATTATTATTGTACTGAGGAATTTCGAGAAAAAATAGAAGCCACAGGAGCCAATTTTAGAGCAATGCCTCATGAGTTACTAGCTGAATCGACTCTAAAGAACTTTAGCTTGTTAGGTTTTTTTGCAGATCTATTAGAGGCGACAGAAGTGGTAATGCCTTACTTATTAAAAGAGATAAAACAGCAAGAATACGATTATGTACTGACTGATTTATTCGCTGTATGGGGGCGTTTGGTGGCAGAGCAAGTAGCGTTGCCAATCGTTGTGTTTTGTCCTTGCTTTGCTATTCGTAGGGGGGTAAAAGATCCACCTAATTCTAAACTCCAAATGTTGGGAACACCTATTAAAACCTTTGGACAGATTAAAAGGATAGGGCGTAGTATGAAAGTCTTAAAAGAGACCTATACTCCTTATAAGATTCATCAATTAGATGATTTTCTAGTAGGAGATTTAGAACTCCCTTGTGTGGTGTTTACAGCAAAAGAATTTCAACCTCAAATAGAATTGTTTCCTGATAATTATTTTTTTTCAGGAGCTACCATAAATGTGCATAGCACCCCAAAAGAGGAAAGCTTTCCTTATGATAAATTAGAAAAAGAAAACAGACCCATAATATACATTTCTCTAGGATCCATTTTATCCGATAAAGCATTTTATCAAAAGTGTATTCAAGCCTTTGCAGAAACCGACTACATGGTCGTGATGAATATTAGTACCCAGTTGAGAATAGAAGATTTTGAGGCTCCAGATAACTTTATTATTTGTAACTATGCGCCTCAATTAGAGGTCTTGTCTAAAGCTTCTTTATTTGTAACTCATGGAGGGATGAATAGTGCACACGAAGGAATCTATTTTGAAGTTCCCATGCTTGTCATTCCTCAAGTATCGGATCAATTTATGGTTGCGAAAGCCATACATGAGCAACAATTAGGAATTTGGTTAAGTAAATATTGGTTGACGGCAGCCAAACTCAGAAAGGCTGCGGCACAACTAATGGAAAACAAGATCATACCCCAACACCTAAAAAAGATGAATCTTGCTCTTAGGCGAGCGGGAGGGTATCAAGCTGCTGCTGAACACGTACAGTCATTAATTCAAATAACCCCACCTTTTCAGAATGTTTAAATTACTTGTATATAGTTCTTTTTTATGCCTCGTTTTTTTTATGCTGATATCCTGTACGCACGATGCCGACCAGTATAAAATACAAGGAATTGATGTTTCTCATTATCAAAAAATTATTGACTGGGAAACAGTTGCACAGCAAGATAAGATACATTTTGCTTTTATAAAAGCTACTGAAAGTACAGATTATCAAGATTCAATTTTTGAAAACAATTGGTCAAAAGCCAAAGAAGTTGGCTTAATAAGAGGAGCGTATCATTTTTTTAGACCAAATGTTAGTATTGAATGGCAAATCAAAAATTTTACGCAACAAGTACAGTTAAGCAAGGGGGATTTGCCACCAGTTTTGGATGTAGAAGATTTTAAGAATGTGAGTATGCCGACTTTGATTGAACGAGTGCGACTTTGGTTAAGTTTTGTAGAGGAACATTATCAAGTAAGACCTATAATATATACTTCCTTAAAAGTTTATGAACAACATCTAAAAGGAGCATTCCCTGATCATCCTGTTTGGATTGCTCGTTATAATCGAAAAGAACCACCTCAAGATATAAATTGGTTGTTTTGGCAATATAGCAATACGGAAGAACTCGAAGGAATTGTAGGTTATGTAGATAAAAATGTATTTGTGGGGACACGAGCAGAATTACAAGCTTTGTGCATACCATAAAAAAAAGGGCAACCTTTTGTTGCCCTTCTAGCAAAATTGTGGTTCTCTTTTGCTTGAAGCGAATTCATTACTCTTTAATTGAAGTAAAATATTCCGTTTACCAAAGGAGCAGTGAGCTATTATCTTGATTAATTTTAGTAGAATAATCTTCCTTCTCTTTAGGTGCTCAATCCGCTAAAATAAACCCTAAAGTTCCTGCAATTACTCAACAGAATGGTACAAAAATCAAGGAATAGCTCACATTTCCTCACTCAAAAAACTGTTATTAAAGTACGGTTTTTATTTGGGGGATTGAGTTGGTTTGGGCAATCCCTGGTTGGTTATGGTTATTTTTCTTTGGCTTTTTTCTTTGCCAATTTTCGTCTTTCTTTAGCTTCTTTTTGCAATTTTTTAGCCGCTTCTTCCATCGCTTTAGCCTCCTCTTTTAATTCTTTGGCAGTACGTTTTTCCAATTTTGGAGCCGCAGGTGCTTTTTCTTTTTCAACAATAATAACTGGCTCATCAGGACTAGGTACTGTGTAGACTCGTGTTCGGTTGTGATTATGGAGACGCTCTTTTAGTTTTTCTCTAACTTCTCGATCAAGGTCAATGCGCATTCTAGCTAAATCCTTTTGTAGGGCTTTCATGTCATCCTTGAAGTTTTTATCAAGGATAATAACATCCAAATCATCCAAAGCGTCTTTGATTTCATCGTCAATATCTTCAAGTTCTACTTCTTGCATTGCTTTTTCAATATCAGCTTCGATTTTATCCCAATCTACTTTTTCTAGGCGTTCCAATTCTCTTATTCTTGCTTTAGAATGTTCTCTATGTCTCAATCGAGCAACTTCCTCTCTTGCTCTAGCAATCTCAACTTGAGCATTGGCCATTTCTTGTTGAGCATTGGCCATCTCTCTTTGGGCTCTAGCCATTTCTTCGTGCATTTGATGTCTTAGTTTCCGAGCTTCTTGTGTACTAGAAATAACTTCATCGTCATAGCATTCTATTGTTTCCTCAAAATTCTCAGACTGAATTTTCAAGTATTTTAAATTTTTATTTTCAGCAACTCTAAAGATAAATTCCATGGATTTAAAAGAACCACTAATATCAAATTCATAGTTATTCATGCTAGAACCACAAAACAAACTATCCGTTTTAAATTGCCCTTTGAATCGTTTGATTTTGTTATTATTATCATAATTCAGAATCTTTACATCCATATGGATCCCATAATTAGCGAGCTCTGTTTTTAATTTTTGAATTTCTTGTTCAGAATTCTCTTTCCGAATTTCCAATGTATATTCTGTAAACGTTTTTTTCGGTCCCAGAGAATCTAGGAAATCAACTTTTTGAGCCAACAATGGAATTTCAGGAGTCTGCTCTAGAGAAGTTAATTGTATAGGTTGAATGGGAGTTGACGAATGGTCCACCTTAGTAATAATAGGCAGGGGGATATTATCAGGAATAGCATCTTGCAATACAATAGTATTTGGGGGAGTAGGCGCAGATATGTGATGTTCTGCTACACGAGGAGGCTTAGTTGTGGTCTCCGTTTCAGAAATTGGCGTAGGTGTATTAGAAGGGTTGAACCAACAAACAATGCCAATAGTTATTATACCTATAATCGATGTACTCATAATCCAAATTTTTTGATTAGTCCATAAAGATGGTGACGCTTGGGCATGAATAAGTTGTTGCACCTCTTCGAGTGGCATCTCCGATTGCATAGACTTCCGAGCTTGCTCAAACAAATGATCCAAATTCTTATTCATAAGCTAATGTTGTTTTTGGTGACAGAATTTTACCTAATTTTTGTCGTCCTCGTGCCAGTCTTGCCTTGACAGAAGAAATACTACTGTTTTGTATCTCAGCAATTTCCTTGATGTTGTAACCAGATATCTCAAATAAAATTAAGGCTTCTTTTTGAGCGGCTGGTAAGCGATCTAATGCCTGATATAATAACTGTACATCTTCATTTAGCTCTGGGCTAGTAGGTGCAACAATTTTTTCAGCTTGTTCTGTATTAAATAAACCCCAAAATTTTTTGCGTCGCTGCAGACGACGAATTAGGTTGCGCGCAATACCAAACAAAAAATAATTAAAGGATGCTTCTTTTTTTAACTTGTCCAATTGCTCATAAGCTATCAATACTGTCTCACTAACCAAATCTTGTGCATTAACAGGGTCTCTCAAAATAGACTCGCAGTAACGCAACAACTTGGTATGATTCGGCTCATAAAGCCGTAAAAAGTATTGTTGTTTTTGGTGATGATTCATGTAGCGAATTGAACAGTTTTTTGTTTAAGAACTTATGCTCTTTCATAAGTCCGTACATCTATAAGTGCCATAAGATTGCTCAAAAGTTACATCGCAATCAAATTTTTTCGATAAAAAGTCAAAATAATTCGTTAGGAAACCTGAAAGTGTACTTTTTTTAGCTTGTAATAGTTTGATTTTGATGTTTTTGTGATGGGCTAGTAATTGGGTTTTTTATTTTTTAATTGAACTAACTTGACTTCTTTCTATTTTTGTTTTATTTTTATAAATGAACGGTCGGTCATAAAAATAATAAGCATGACAAAAAAAGAAAAAATCATACACGCAGCTTTGAATTTATTTGCAAAGCATGGATATACAGAGACATCTATAAGTAAAATTGCAAAAGAGGCAGGGGTATCCAAAGGTCTTACCTATAATCATTTTCAGAACAAAGAAGATCTATTAAGGGCAGTTGTTGGTGAAACATTGGGGGAGATGACACAATCTTTGATGGATCTAGAAACTTTACAAATGGATCAATTACTACAAGTCTATTTCCAAATGTTGAAGTCTAAAAAGGATCTTATACGGTTATGCACCTTATTGGTGGTACATCCAGAAACTCCCCAAATTGTCAAAGAGATGCTAGGCAAACAGCAAGTAGAGTTGTTAGATACTTTTACACATCTCTTAATGAATCCTGCTCAGCAAGTATCAGATATAGAGGCTAGGATTTTACTCGCTACTTTGGATGGAATTACATTAGAATATATTACAACAGAAGATGATGTTTTGTTAGGTGAAATGGAAAAATACTTAGTGAGCAAGTATAGTCATTAGTCTATTAAAAACATGCAGGAGTGTAGCTAACTACTAAATATTAATAATAATGAAAAATAAAAAAATCCTAATTTCTGGTGCAGGTATAGCTGGATTAACGCTGGCTTATTTTTTACAAGAGAATGGTTTCAAACCTACTGTTGTAGAAAAGGCTAGTGGTTTGAGAGATGGTGGGTATATGATTGACTTTTTTTCATCTGGAGTACATGTAATTGAACAAATGGGATTGTTGGATGCCTTGAAAGAAAAAGATCATGGTTCTTCCATTGTCAAACAATATACAGATAAAGGCAAGAAAAGTATGACATTGGATATTTCAGCTTTTAGAGATTCTCAAAAAGGCAAACTATTCAATTTTTTGAGGACGGATTTGGTAGATGTGTTGTACCAAAAAGTGAAGGGAGTAATTGATTTGCGCTACAAGACATCCATTCATGAAGTAGAAGAAAATACTAATGGCATTGGGGTAACTTTTGATGGAGGAAAAAAAGAGCAGTTTGATTTATTAATTGGGGCAGATGGTATTCATTCAAATGTTCGAAACTTAGTGTTTGATGCTAAGAATGTAGAACAACTGTTCTTGGGATATTATGTAGCTGCACTAGAACATAATGTGCCTTTGGAAATAAAAAAAGAAGAGGTTTTGGCAATGATGGTTCCTAACTTACAGGTTATGACGTATACTATAGATGAAGCTACTTTGGAGCAGAATTCTAGTGTTTTCGTTTTCAAAAAAGAAGAGCGATTACCTCGCATGAATCATCAAGAACAAGTGAAATTACTCCAAAACGAATTTAAAACCTTTTCCCATCCAGTACCTGAAATTTTAGAGACGGCTGCGAAACTAGATAAAATTTATTTTGATGAAGTTGCTCAAATTAGAATTAATGGAAGTTGGGCAAAAGGGCGAACGGTATTAATTGGAGATGCTGCATATTGTGTCACTCTATTATCTGGACAAGGAGCCTCCATGGCAATGACAGGAGCTTATTTATTGGCTCAAAAATTAGTAGAATCAAATGGGGCGTATAAGGTGGCATATCAAAAATTTGAAGAAGAATTAAGACCATTGATTCACTCATTACAAAAGAAAGCCGTCAAGAATATAGGCTCTTATTTGCCTTCTTCTAAATTTTCGATGTGGATTAGAAATTTATTGGCTCCAATGTTATTCAAAAAACCATTTGTTCCTTTAGTTACAAAACAATTAGGTGCCGTGAATTTTTTTGAAGAGACGAAAATTTAATAAAAAAGGATTGCCTCCCCACAAGACAACCCCTTCACACTAAAATGAAACCCTATGAATTTTAGTAATTATTAGCAAATATTCTTACAGAGTAAAAATGATATTATAAAGATATTTTAAGATGCGTTTTTATTCAAAGACTTTATTTTAAGGTTCTTTTATTTATTATTTTTATTTATAATATATTAATTTTTGTCAATGAGAGTTAGATAGGTATATTAATATATAAAAACGCCCAAAACGAAAATCGTTTTGGGCGCTAATTTCTAAAATTATATGGCAAGTATTTTACCTAAGTAGAATAACACTACCTTTAAGTTGTTCTGTATGTCCATCTTTAAACAAGACATCAGCATACCAAGTATATGTTCCAGAAGGAGCTGGACGACCACGATAGATTCCATTCCATCCTTGCTCTGGTACATTAATCTCTGAGTTGTTGCCCTCAAAGACCAAAGTTCCCCATCTATCGTACACTCTAAAGATCGTTACGGTCTGAACTTTTGCTCCACCTTGAATAAAGAAGTAATCATTCACCCCATCTCCATTTGGCGTAAAGCCTGTTGGAGCATTCGCTCTTCTTAGTTTGGTTACTTCTATCATGACAATACTATCCACTGAACAGCCATTGCTATTTGTTGCTGTAAATTGATATTGTACCGCATCCTGTGGTCTAACTCCAAAGCTAAAGCTGCTGTCTGTTACCAAGCCCATTGCCCCAGAAATTTGTTGCCAACTGTAAGTCACTCCAACCGTATCGTTCAAACTAGCTGCTATCGTCAAGCTATCCAAGTATTCGATGGTTGTATCGCCTGTCATACTTGTGATAAAGAATGGATCTGCATCTTCTACCACCAACATGGTGTCGGCAACACAGCCATTTTCATCTCGAACCGACAAGGTATAAATTCCTGACGCCAAGCCAGAGAAGATATTGCCATTTTGCCACGTACTACCATCAATACTGTATTCTAACAAACCAACTGTCACTGTTCCTCCTGATCCAAATGCGGTCAAGGTTCCTGTTTGATCCCCTGCACACAACGTGCCTGAGGTGTTTCCTGTGATGGTCAATTCATCTGGTTGCGTAATTGAAATAGTAATCGTTTCAAAACAACCTCTACTATCGGTCACTGTTACATCATAAGTCCCTGGTGTCAAATTACTCGCTGTACGTGTTGTCGCACCATTGGACCAATTGTAGTTGTAAGGACTCGTTCCGCCAGTTGCTGTCACTTGTGCAGCTGCATTGCCATCTCCATAACACAAGATGCTATTCGTTGAAGCTATGCTCAAGCTAATTGGAGCAGGCTCTGTAATCGTGTAGTTAAACGTTTCTTGACAACCATCGGCATCCGTTACCGTTACCGTATAATTACCAGCACCCAAGCCTGTCACAGGATTGCTCACCATTCCATTTGACCAGCTGTAATTCACCAATACTTTGTTCGAACCCGTAATGTTGATGGAACCATCGGTCAAACCATGACAACTGATGTTGCTCACTGTTTCTGTTACCGTGATGGGCGTTCCTTCTGTTAAGGTTACCGTTGCCATTGCCGTACAAGCATTGGCATCTGTAACAAGCACCGAAATAGCTCCTGCACTCAAATTCGACGCATTTAATCCTACTTGTCCACTTGGATCAGTCCAAACATAGGTGTAAGGTCCAACTCCACCAGAGGTAGCATTTACGGCAACAGCTCCATTACTTCCTCCAAAACAAGAAACATGTTGTAGAACGGTGGCACTAACTGTCAATTCTGTGGGTTCTCCAATCGTACTGGTTAGTTCTAAAGAACAACCATTGGCATCCGTCACGCTTAGGTTGTAGGTGCCTGCGGGTAAACTATCGGCAACAACAGTTGTTTGAACCGGTGTGCTATTCCATGCGTATTGATAAGGTCTTGTTCCTCCTGTGATAACCGCTCCCAATTCTCCAGTAGAAGAACCGAAACAAAGCGCATTGGCAGCTGTAATATAACCACTCAAAGCATCGTTTGGCTCATTGATGGTAAAGGTATCAATATCAAAACAACCATTGGCATCACTGACCGTAACAGTTTGTACACCCGCCGATAAGCCTGTGGCATTCGGGCTATTTTGTCCAGGAGCACCACTCCATTGGAAGGTGTACCCACTCGTTGGTGTTCCTCCTTGTACTGCCAAGGAGGCTGTTCCATCATTACCACCATGACAAGAAACATCGGTTGTATTAATAATGGTTGCTTGCACAGCGGTTGGTTGTGTTACTATTGCCGTAGCCATTCCAGTACAGCCATTCGCATCGCTTACCGTAACGACATAAGTACCGCCAGCTAAATTACTCGCTGTTGCCGTCGTTTGACTGCCTGCCGCAGCATCCCATTGATAGGTGTATGGTCCAACACCACCACTAACGGTGGCTGTCGCACTTCCTGTCCCTTGTCCATTACAAGTGGCAGGAGTTGTACTGCTGATGGTTGCCAAAACAACCGAAGGTTCACTAATCGTGACGGTTGTTTGTGCCGTACAGTTGTTCGTATCGCTCACCACGACTGTGTAAATACCTGCACTCAAACCTGTTGCTGTTGCTGTGGTTTGGTTGCCTGCTGCGGCATCCCATTGATAAGTGTAAGGACTGGTTCCTCCAGTTCCTTGAGCCGTGGCTGTTCCTGTTGCCGTGCCATTACAACTAGCATCGGTTTGGGCACTAATACTAGCACTTACTGCCGTTGAGGGTTGAGTAATCGTC
It includes:
- a CDS encoding NAD(P)/FAD-dependent oxidoreductase, translated to MNVPHRDLPRIVIIGCGFGGLKLAKSINTNQYQVVLFDKNNYHTFQPLMYQVASAGLEPDSIVYPIRKVFNKKENFHFRMADVHEIDAEKKLLHTSVGTLDYDYLVMATGAVSNFFGMENVEKHSMPMKSLVEALNLRSVILQNFEKALNSSDVQEQDALMNFVIVGGGATGVELAGALAELKRYILPKDYPDLDIRRMQIHVVQGADRLLPGMSEKASADSERFLRKMGVNVWLDIRAQDYDGTTVYTNKETFKAKTLIWTAGVKGAPTAGLDASQTTNMGRVLVNEWNQINGYKDVFAIGDVAAMTSEELPYGHPMLASVAVQQGVHLGKNFNRLAKEKEMLPFVYKDKGTMATIGRNLAVVDMKRLKFGGWFAWLMWMFVHLMLLVDFRSRLVVFVNWAWSYFFYDKGTRLIVRKVKNKAVVDCLEDEVPA
- a CDS encoding RNA polymerase sigma factor, coding for MNHHQKQQYFLRLYEPNHTKLLRYCESILRDPVNAQDLVSETVLIAYEQLDKLKKEASFNYFLFGIARNLIRRLQRRKKFWGLFNTEQAEKIVAPTSPELNEDVQLLYQALDRLPAAQKEALILFEISGYNIKEIAEIQNSSISSVKARLARGRQKLGKILSPKTTLAYE
- a CDS encoding macrolide family glycosyltransferase; this encodes MKSKGVFFNIPGHGHVNPTLAVVKELIEKGAVIDYYCTEEFREKIEATGANFRAMPHELLAESTLKNFSLLGFFADLLEATEVVMPYLLKEIKQQEYDYVLTDLFAVWGRLVAEQVALPIVVFCPCFAIRRGVKDPPNSKLQMLGTPIKTFGQIKRIGRSMKVLKETYTPYKIHQLDDFLVGDLELPCVVFTAKEFQPQIELFPDNYFFSGATINVHSTPKEESFPYDKLEKENRPIIYISLGSILSDKAFYQKCIQAFAETDYMVVMNISTQLRIEDFEAPDNFIICNYAPQLEVLSKASLFVTHGGMNSAHEGIYFEVPMLVIPQVSDQFMVAKAIHEQQLGIWLSKYWLTAAKLRKAAAQLMENKIIPQHLKKMNLALRRAGGYQAAAEHVQSLIQITPPFQNV
- a CDS encoding FAD-dependent monooxygenase, with the translated sequence MKNKKILISGAGIAGLTLAYFLQENGFKPTVVEKASGLRDGGYMIDFFSSGVHVIEQMGLLDALKEKDHGSSIVKQYTDKGKKSMTLDISAFRDSQKGKLFNFLRTDLVDVLYQKVKGVIDLRYKTSIHEVEENTNGIGVTFDGGKKEQFDLLIGADGIHSNVRNLVFDAKNVEQLFLGYYVAALEHNVPLEIKKEEVLAMMVPNLQVMTYTIDEATLEQNSSVFVFKKEERLPRMNHQEQVKLLQNEFKTFSHPVPEILETAAKLDKIYFDEVAQIRINGSWAKGRTVLIGDAAYCVTLLSGQGASMAMTGAYLLAQKLVESNGAYKVAYQKFEEELRPLIHSLQKKAVKNIGSYLPSSKFSMWIRNLLAPMLFKKPFVPLVTKQLGAVNFFEETKI
- a CDS encoding glycoside hydrolase family 25 protein — its product is MFKLLVYSSFLCLVFFMLISCTHDADQYKIQGIDVSHYQKIIDWETVAQQDKIHFAFIKATESTDYQDSIFENNWSKAKEVGLIRGAYHFFRPNVSIEWQIKNFTQQVQLSKGDLPPVLDVEDFKNVSMPTLIERVRLWLSFVEEHYQVRPIIYTSLKVYEQHLKGAFPDHPVWIARYNRKEPPQDINWLFWQYSNTEELEGIVGYVDKNVFVGTRAELQALCIP
- a CDS encoding TetR/AcrR family transcriptional regulator → MTKKEKIIHAALNLFAKHGYTETSISKIAKEAGVSKGLTYNHFQNKEDLLRAVVGETLGEMTQSLMDLETLQMDQLLQVYFQMLKSKKDLIRLCTLLVVHPETPQIVKEMLGKQQVELLDTFTHLLMNPAQQVSDIEARILLATLDGITLEYITTEDDVLLGEMEKYLVSKYSH